The following are from one region of the Cystobacter ferrugineus genome:
- a CDS encoding bifunctional metallophosphatase/5'-nucleotidase codes for MMRLFSLLGALFALGGLGSGCTSLQPGSISPLAVSAPEPERKQLTVLYVADLHAQLRAHPELFWHGGKERIEEAGGFARVAAAIQRIRAERGGEVLVLDAGDTIQGSGAAALTEGGVLIEPLNALGLDAAVPGNWEVVYGPEVLKQRARELKHPLFAANLRDAASGERLFPPYFMKEVGGVKVAVVGFTDPDVPRRQPPGYSQGLRYDGPEELPALVKEVREREGAQVVLLMTHVGLAKAVGLAAKVPGVDVHLSSDTHERTYAPIEQAERWVVEPGAFGSFLGRLDLWVEEGRVVDRRWELIELTASRFPEDPKVARLVDAALAPHEAKLSSPVGHTDVMLARYAVVENPLDNVLADAIRVAGGTEIGLSNGFRFGTPLLPGPVREADLWNFFPIVNKLKTGKVSGRQLRAFWEQELENVFAKDPEKRFGGWLPRPSGMTLRFRADAPKGQRLLALDVGGKPVEDGRLYTVTACEREGDAPDMVCRIPGVQEPRVLDVDAHEAVRRFLAGKPRLNDALQGRAVGEDLPPVLRTQQVQ; via the coding sequence ATGATGCGTCTCTTCTCCCTGCTCGGCGCGCTGTTCGCGCTGGGCGGCCTGGGCTCCGGCTGTACGTCGCTGCAGCCGGGTTCCATCTCCCCGCTGGCCGTCAGCGCCCCCGAGCCCGAGCGCAAGCAGCTCACCGTCCTCTATGTGGCGGATCTGCACGCGCAGCTGCGCGCCCACCCCGAGCTCTTCTGGCACGGCGGCAAGGAGCGGATTGAAGAGGCCGGCGGCTTTGCCCGCGTGGCCGCCGCCATCCAGCGGATTCGCGCCGAGCGCGGCGGTGAGGTGTTGGTGCTCGACGCCGGAGACACGATTCAGGGCTCGGGCGCGGCGGCGCTCACCGAGGGCGGCGTCCTCATCGAGCCCCTCAACGCGCTCGGGCTGGACGCCGCGGTGCCCGGCAACTGGGAGGTGGTGTACGGCCCCGAGGTGCTCAAGCAGCGGGCTCGCGAGCTGAAGCATCCGCTCTTCGCCGCCAACCTGCGCGATGCGGCGAGCGGAGAGCGCCTCTTCCCGCCGTACTTCATGAAGGAGGTGGGGGGGGTGAAGGTGGCCGTCGTCGGCTTCACGGACCCGGACGTCCCGCGCCGCCAACCCCCCGGCTACAGCCAAGGTCTGCGCTACGACGGCCCGGAAGAGCTGCCGGCGCTCGTGAAGGAGGTGCGCGAGCGCGAGGGAGCCCAGGTGGTGCTGCTGATGACGCACGTGGGGCTCGCCAAGGCGGTGGGCCTGGCCGCCAAGGTGCCTGGAGTGGACGTCCACCTGTCCAGCGACACGCATGAGCGCACCTACGCACCGATTGAGCAGGCCGAGCGCTGGGTGGTGGAGCCCGGCGCTTTCGGCTCCTTCCTCGGCCGGCTGGACTTGTGGGTGGAGGAGGGGAGGGTGGTGGACCGCCGCTGGGAGCTCATCGAGCTGACCGCCTCGCGCTTCCCCGAGGACCCCAAGGTGGCTCGGCTGGTGGACGCCGCACTCGCTCCGCACGAGGCGAAGCTGTCCTCCCCGGTGGGTCACACCGACGTGATGCTCGCGCGCTACGCGGTGGTGGAGAACCCGCTCGACAACGTGCTGGCCGACGCCATCCGCGTCGCAGGAGGGACGGAGATTGGCCTCTCCAACGGCTTCCGCTTCGGCACGCCGCTGCTGCCCGGGCCGGTGCGCGAGGCGGACCTGTGGAACTTCTTCCCCATCGTCAACAAGCTGAAGACGGGCAAGGTGAGTGGCCGCCAGCTGCGCGCCTTCTGGGAGCAGGAACTGGAGAACGTCTTCGCCAAGGATCCGGAGAAGCGCTTTGGCGGGTGGCTGCCGCGCCCCTCGGGGATGACGCTCCGCTTCCGGGCCGACGCGCCCAAGGGGCAGCGCCTCCTGGCCTTGGATGTCGGCGGCAAGCCGGTGGAGGACGGCCGCCTCTACACCGTGACAGCCTGCGAGCGTGAGGGGGATGCGCCCGACATGGTGTGCCGGATTCCCGGCGTCCAGGAGCCCCGCGTGCTCGACGTGGACGCGCACGAGGCGGTGCGCCGCTTTCTCGCCGGCAAGCCGCGTCTGAACGACGCGCTGCAAGGGCGCGCCGTGGGCGAGGACCTCCCGCCCGTGCTGCGCACCCAGCAGGTGCAGTGA
- a CDS encoding MBL fold metallo-hydrolase → MIFRQLFDSESSTYTYLLADEQMREALLIDPVLEQVERDLKLLAELGLTLRYVLETHVHADHVTAAGVLRQRTGARVVASRLGAPCVDLQVSHGDKLEMGAVHVEVLETPGHTDDSVSFRVDDCVFTGDTLLVRSAGRTDFQNGSASALYDSITRVLFSLPGSTRVYPGHDYKGHAISTIDEEKRHNTRAAGRSREDFVHLMNNLNLPPPKKLAQAVPANLACGVAEMARTPSAVA, encoded by the coding sequence ATGATCTTCCGGCAACTCTTCGACTCCGAGTCCTCCACCTACACGTACCTTCTCGCGGACGAGCAGATGCGAGAGGCGCTCCTCATCGATCCGGTGCTCGAGCAGGTGGAGCGAGACCTCAAGCTGCTCGCCGAGCTGGGGCTCACCCTGCGTTACGTGCTGGAGACGCACGTGCACGCCGACCACGTGACGGCGGCGGGCGTGCTGCGGCAGCGGACCGGGGCGCGGGTCGTGGCGAGCCGGCTGGGAGCGCCTTGCGTCGACCTCCAGGTGTCTCATGGCGACAAGCTCGAGATGGGCGCGGTCCACGTCGAGGTGCTCGAGACGCCCGGCCACACCGATGACAGCGTGAGCTTCCGGGTGGACGACTGCGTCTTCACCGGAGACACGCTGCTGGTGCGCTCGGCAGGACGGACCGACTTCCAGAATGGGAGCGCCAGCGCGCTCTACGACTCCATCACCCGCGTCCTCTTCTCCCTGCCCGGCAGCACCCGCGTGTACCCCGGCCATGACTACAAGGGGCACGCGATCAGCACCATTGACGAGGAGAAGCGCCACAACACGCGCGCGGCGGGTAGGAGCCGCGAGGACTTCGTCCACCTGATGAACAACCTCAACCTGCCGCCCCCCAAGAAGCTGGCCCAGGCCGTGCCCGCCAACCTCGCGTGTGGCGTGGCTGAGATGGCGCGGACGCCTTCCGCCGTGGCCTGA
- a CDS encoding YeiH family protein translates to MTAPLATPAATTAALPQGGVWRRRLPGLGLAVVLAVASYWLATLPGLKVVGPLTVALLIGIALRSTMGLPALLTEGTRYSARTVLRLGIVLMGARLDFGLVAKVGPRVLLLALAVIVGGILGIRWVTQRFGVPEKLGTLLAVGTSICGASAVVAASSVTRAEEEDTTLAVGLCGILGTVGVLFYVFVGPLLGLSTAQLAILSGATLHEVAQVMAAAFTWGNSAGDLGTLVKLTRVVLLAPALVVLGLASGAGGKVRYSWKEPPIPWFVLGFLAVGVLGSVGVLPAVAKAGLSTASVFLMVMAMAAMGLGTHLSMVRRAGMRVVYAGLAGFAGLALSAWALIQLLSIQ, encoded by the coding sequence ATGACGGCTCCTCTCGCTACTCCTGCCGCCACCACCGCCGCACTTCCTCAGGGGGGAGTCTGGCGCCGACGCCTGCCGGGCCTCGGGCTCGCTGTTGTGCTGGCGGTGGCCAGCTACTGGCTCGCCACGCTCCCGGGGCTGAAGGTGGTGGGGCCGCTCACGGTGGCCCTGCTCATCGGCATCGCGCTGCGCTCCACGATGGGGCTGCCAGCCCTGTTGACGGAGGGCACGCGCTACTCGGCACGCACGGTGCTGCGGCTGGGCATCGTGCTGATGGGGGCCCGGCTGGACTTTGGCCTGGTGGCGAAGGTGGGCCCGCGCGTGCTGCTGCTCGCCCTGGCCGTCATCGTCGGCGGCATTCTGGGCATCCGCTGGGTGACGCAGCGCTTCGGCGTCCCGGAGAAGCTGGGCACGCTGCTGGCCGTGGGCACCTCCATCTGCGGCGCCAGCGCGGTGGTGGCCGCCAGCTCCGTCACCCGGGCCGAGGAGGAGGACACCACGCTGGCGGTGGGCCTGTGCGGCATTCTCGGCACGGTGGGCGTCCTCTTCTACGTCTTCGTGGGGCCGCTGCTGGGGCTGAGCACGGCGCAGCTCGCCATCCTCTCGGGCGCCACGCTGCACGAGGTGGCGCAGGTCATGGCCGCCGCCTTCACCTGGGGCAACTCGGCGGGGGACCTGGGCACGCTGGTGAAGCTCACCCGCGTGGTGCTGCTGGCTCCCGCGCTCGTCGTGCTGGGGCTCGCTTCGGGCGCGGGCGGCAAGGTGCGCTACTCGTGGAAGGAACCGCCCATCCCCTGGTTCGTGCTGGGCTTCCTCGCGGTGGGCGTCCTGGGCTCTGTGGGCGTGCTGCCCGCCGTCGCCAAGGCCGGGCTCTCCACCGCCAGCGTCTTCCTCATGGTGATGGCCATGGCGGCCATGGGGCTGGGCACCCACCTGAGCATGGTTCGCCGCGCGGGCATGCGCGTCGTCTACGCGGGCCTCGCCGGCTTCGCGGGCCTGGCGCTGTCCGCCTGGGCCCTCATCCAGTTGCTGTCCATCCAGTAA
- a CDS encoding DsrE family protein, translating to MNRFLLLVLAALVTAPLAAIAASPSQAPQATGKKVPARQGKLVFVSTTGLEDIGTLSSSFRHAKAAKESGYLSDVVWLSYGRAVVALDPTVKAVPEGVRKEVQAAKDAGVRLVACGHALEKFDIDPKKLQPQAEVADNGVAELSRLVAEGYQVIRY from the coding sequence ATGAATCGCTTCCTGCTGCTCGTCCTCGCCGCGCTCGTCACCGCCCCTCTCGCCGCCATCGCCGCGTCGCCGTCCCAGGCTCCCCAGGCCACCGGGAAGAAGGTCCCCGCGCGCCAGGGCAAGCTCGTCTTCGTGTCCACCACGGGCCTGGAGGACATCGGCACGCTCTCCAGTTCCTTCCGGCACGCGAAGGCGGCCAAGGAGTCCGGCTACCTCTCGGACGTGGTGTGGCTGAGCTACGGCCGCGCGGTGGTGGCGTTGGACCCGACGGTCAAGGCCGTTCCGGAGGGGGTCCGCAAGGAGGTCCAGGCCGCGAAGGACGCTGGCGTGCGGCTGGTGGCCTGTGGCCACGCGCTCGAGAAGTTCGACATCGACCCGAAGAAGCTCCAGCCCCAGGCGGAGGTGGCGGACAACGGCGTGGCGGAGCTCTCGCGCCTGGTGGCCGAGGGCTATCAGGTCATCCGTTACTAG
- a CDS encoding sigma-70 family RNA polymerase sigma factor has protein sequence MSTRTDEQLMKAARAGDDKALDEVLARHEKQVYRFGLRMCGSEEDAKEVLQETLLAAFRGIHAFRGDAELSTWLYQVARTHCFRLRRKRVGAPEEFQPLDSPAATHVAAEEATPEMAFHARQMGAVLQAAILALPEAQREVLILRDVEGLTAEEAAKVVGIEVRALKSRLHRARLQLREHLSTLMEGEGAQGGTQGCPELARELSALAAREVDQATCLRLEDHLSRCARCNKACDSLKRTVALCRRIPGDEVPAPVRAAVRQALSRALPA, from the coding sequence ATGTCGACGCGAACCGATGAGCAGCTAATGAAGGCGGCGCGCGCTGGCGATGACAAGGCCTTGGATGAGGTTCTCGCCCGCCACGAGAAGCAGGTGTACCGCTTCGGCCTGCGCATGTGCGGCTCGGAGGAGGACGCCAAGGAGGTGCTCCAGGAGACCCTCCTCGCGGCCTTCCGGGGCATCCACGCGTTCCGGGGCGATGCGGAGCTGTCCACGTGGCTGTACCAGGTGGCCCGCACGCACTGCTTCCGCCTGCGTCGCAAGCGCGTCGGAGCGCCCGAGGAGTTCCAGCCCCTGGACTCTCCTGCGGCAACCCACGTCGCCGCGGAGGAGGCGACGCCGGAAATGGCCTTCCACGCGCGGCAGATGGGGGCGGTGTTGCAGGCGGCCATCCTCGCGCTGCCCGAGGCTCAACGCGAGGTGCTCATCCTCCGGGACGTGGAGGGGCTCACGGCCGAGGAGGCGGCGAAGGTGGTGGGCATCGAGGTGCGGGCCCTCAAGAGCCGGCTGCACCGCGCGCGGCTCCAGCTACGCGAGCACCTCTCCACCCTGATGGAGGGGGAGGGCGCCCAGGGCGGGACCCAGGGGTGCCCGGAGCTGGCGCGGGAGCTCTCGGCGCTCGCCGCGCGGGAGGTGGACCAAGCCACCTGCCTGCGTCTCGAGGACCACCTGTCTCGCTGCGCGCGCTGTAACAAGGCGTGCGATTCGCTCAAACGCACGGTGGCCCTGTGCCGGCGGATTCCGGGAGATGAAGTCCCCGCCCCCGTGCGCGCGGCGGTGCGCCAGGCGCTGTCACGCGCGCTGCCCGCCTGA
- a CDS encoding stage II sporulation protein M codes for MEMPEFIEARRPRWQQLESLLDKAEGKGLRALELEEARSLGRLYRAVSSDLLWVRARSGAADVSEYLNDLVGRAYALTYPGERPRFADVWSFIARGFPALLRQEWRMYAASVLMFLAGLGFGYLGMLVDPDAAPYLVPAEHLSLEPLQRARDEAAREGATVAEQAQFTTFLFTHNIQVAFLAFALGITAGVGTGLMLFSNGLMLGALAQVYTAKGMAGWFWAWILPHGIPEITAICIAGAAGLVIARGQVAPRGLPRGVALRQEAVRAVRLLFGTLALFVLAGFIEGTISQIHPPRLSVAFKVSFALVVGLGVYAYLGSDWMRAAGRARDGAEDGHPR; via the coding sequence ATGGAGATGCCCGAGTTCATCGAGGCGCGGCGGCCGCGCTGGCAGCAACTGGAGTCCCTGCTCGACAAGGCCGAGGGCAAGGGGCTGCGCGCCCTGGAGCTCGAGGAGGCCCGCTCCCTGGGGCGGCTCTACCGTGCCGTCTCGAGCGACCTGCTGTGGGTGCGCGCGCGCAGCGGCGCCGCCGACGTGAGCGAGTACCTCAATGATCTGGTGGGCCGGGCCTACGCGCTCACCTATCCGGGCGAGCGGCCGAGGTTCGCGGACGTGTGGAGCTTCATCGCCCGGGGGTTTCCCGCCCTGTTGCGCCAGGAGTGGCGCATGTACGCGGCGTCGGTGCTGATGTTCCTCGCGGGCCTGGGCTTCGGCTACCTGGGCATGCTGGTGGATCCGGACGCCGCGCCCTACCTCGTCCCCGCCGAGCACCTGAGCCTGGAGCCGCTCCAACGCGCCCGGGACGAGGCCGCGCGGGAGGGGGCGACCGTGGCCGAGCAGGCCCAGTTCACCACCTTCCTCTTCACCCACAACATCCAGGTGGCCTTCCTCGCCTTCGCGCTGGGCATCACCGCGGGCGTGGGCACGGGCCTCATGCTCTTCAGCAACGGGCTGATGCTGGGCGCGCTCGCGCAGGTGTACACGGCCAAGGGCATGGCGGGCTGGTTCTGGGCGTGGATCCTCCCGCACGGCATTCCGGAGATCACCGCCATCTGCATCGCGGGCGCGGCGGGCCTCGTCATCGCCCGGGGACAGGTGGCGCCGCGAGGACTGCCCCGCGGTGTGGCGCTGCGTCAGGAGGCCGTGCGCGCGGTGCGGCTGCTCTTCGGCACGCTCGCGCTCTTCGTGCTCGCGGGCTTCATCGAGGGCACCATCTCGCAGATCCACCCGCCCAGGCTGTCGGTGGCCTTCAAGGTGTCCTTCGCCCTGGTGGTGGGCCTGGGCGTCTACGCCTATCTCGGCTCGGATTGGATGCGCGCGGCGGGCCGTGCGCGGGACGGGGCGGAGGACGGGCACCCCCGGTGA